Within the Mycobacterium gordonae genome, the region TGACGCTGCGCAAGGCCTACGGCTTCGGCTCCATGGTGATGTCGTTGCTCGGCTTCGACCATCAGTCGGCCACCTTCGCCTATCCGGGCGCCACAATGGGCGCCATGAGCGCGGCCGCGCTCAGCCGCTCCTCGCATGCCGACGACGACCTGACGGCCAAGCTGCGTGACGCCGAGTTGCAGGCGTCCTTCCGCTCGGCCGAAGGCTTCGGCTTCGACGAACTCATCGACCCGCGGGAGACGCGGGATGCGTTGCTGGCTTCGCTGCAGCGCGCACTGTCCGCCCGACAGGTGACCGCGGAGCCGGTGACCCGCACCGTCATCCTCCCCTAGCGCCGCCTGCCGCCTGCCGCCTGCCGCCTGCCGCCTGCCGCCTGCCGCGAACGTGCACCTAAGTACAGCGACACGCCGGCGGGCCCGGCATTTTGTGCACGCTCGCGCCGCCCCGAGGGGGCGACTAGCCGCGGTAAGCCGCGACCACCGGCTCGAGCTCGTCGGGTGTGGCGCCGTGCAAGATCACCGCATCGGCCCCGTAGTCGAACTCGCGGCGTATCCGCTGGACGCACTGTTGGGCCGAACCCGTCGCCGACGGCTCCAGCCATTCCTCGGGGATCAGCGTCGCGATGTGCTCGATCTGGTCCGGCGTGGCTTTGTGATCGATTCCCCCGGCGATGGACGTGACCACCGAGTCCGTCCGAAACCGTCGCAGTACCCCGGGGTCCCAGTTGTTCGTCTGCACCATCAGGTCGCCGTAGCCCTGCAGGTAGGTGGCCAGCCGGGCGACCGTCTTTTTCAAGCGCAACGGCTCGGGCAGGTGGTCACCCACGGTCGCGAAGCACGACCACACCCGCACACTGTCCGGGTCGCGGCCCGCCTTTTCCGCCGCCGTCTTCACCGTTGCCACGCAGCGCTGCAACGTTTCCGGCGTGAAGTAGGTGTGCAGGATGACGTCGTCGAATGCGCGCCCGCCCAGCGCCAGCGTCTTGGGACCGAAGGCCACCAGCGCCAGTCGGATGTCTTCGTCGAAGTCCCGGTCCAGAAACAGGATGGGGTACTTCCCCATCGGCCCGTCGTGATTGAAGATCACTTCGCCGTGCCACAACCGGCGCATCACTTGGGCCCAGTCCTCCATCTGCGCGGTCGTCACGGCCGGGATCCCGAACGCACCATAGATTGCGGCGATGCCCCGACCGATGCCCAACGTGAACCGGCCACCGGAGAGCCGGTGCATCGTGGTCGCCCACGATCCGGTGATCAGCGGATGACGGGTGTTGTGATTGGTTGCCGCAGTGGCGATCTGCATGCGGGTGGTGACGGCGCAGGCCGCTCCCACCAGTGACGACGCCTCCTTGACGTTCCAGCGTTCCGAGATAAACGCCGTGCCGAAACCGAGTTCCTCACCGCGACGCGCCTCGACCATCAGCGTAGCCGGCCCCTCACCGCCCGCCCCCGCCAGCAGGTAGTAGCCCAGTTCGTCGAGCACCCGTTCCGTCACTTCCAAACCCCTTGTTGGTATCCGCAATTCCAGACCTCGGTGATCCGGCCGTGCACCACGCGGAACACCTCGATGCTGGCGACACTGGTTTCGGCGCCATCGGCCAGGATGGTCGAGTCGTAGACGATGGCGACGTGCTCGCCGTCATCGCCCGCAATGACGATATTCAGGTCGAAGCGCAGCGATTCACACACCTGCCACATGTCGGCGACACGTTGCACCGCCTGATCGTGGGTCAACGTATGAGCCGCGCCGACACCATGTCGAATGACGTTGTCAGCGAACAACTCGTCGGCGAGCTGCAGATCGCGTTTGTTCCACACCACCAGGTTGTAGAGCTCCACCACCTCGCGTGCGGTACGCACCACGCCCATCAATCGGCCGTCCGCGTCGACAAGTCGTCTCTGACCTCGCGTAGGAACCGCTCGGAGATCATCTGCACGCGGCGGGAGAACACATGGCTAACATGGCCGCCGCCGTACCAGTGCAGCTGCCCGCCCCACTTCTCCTGCAACACCAGCGCCGGTTCCAGCATCGCCATCCTGTCGTGCCGCGCGGCGACGATCAGCCGCCGCGGCGGCGGGGGTGCGGGGTCGGCCATCAGCGGATCGATCACGGTGGTGAGCGCAGCGACCACTTCGGACTGCAGAAGCCGCCGGTACTCGCGGTGTGACGAGCCGGCGCGTCCGAGGTGCCGCGCGATCATCGTGTTGAGTCCCAGGATCGGCGTGTACAGCGCCACCGCATCAACGTCGCGCTCGAGGTGTGACACCAATGCGGCCACCGGGCTGCCCATCGAAACACCTGCCACCACAACGGCGCTGGCTTGCCGCCTCACCCAGCGGACTACCGCGCGGATCTCCGACACCGAGCGCATCATGCCGGCGACGTTGCCCAGTGGATCCATGTCCGGATAGCTCGGCCAGTGGCCCCGGCGACTCCCGTGGCCGGGCTGAATCGGCATCGCGACGTTATACCCCAGCCCCCGGTAAATCCGGTCGATGCGGGACATCAGCATGTCTTCGGCCCCGCCCTGACCGGCGCCGTGAATCCAGATCAACCAGGGCCGCCGACCATCCGGACCGGGTGAGCGATGCCGGCACAGGTGCACCGCCGCGCGGGCCGGGCCGCCGAATCCTTCGTTGACCAGGACGCGCGGCAGTGCGGGATCGTGCTCGAACGACATCCGCTCATAGGACAGCCCGGCGATGCGCCGACGCTTAATGGCGCGCACCCGCAGCGGCGCCGGCGCGGCATGTGCGCCATCGATGCCCAGCACCGACAGCTCCTCGGCGGCCGCGGCACAGGCCTCCAGCGAGCGGACGCTTCGCGGCACGCCGCCCCCGAGCACTGAAAAACCAGTCAGCACAAGCTCATCGAGAAAGACTTCACCGAACTGGCGGACACCGCGCGGAGACTCGGGGACTGTTCGGGTCGACTCGTTGAAGCCGGCCACCGTCCGTGGCAGCACCATGCCCAGCTCTCGGGTGATACCCAGCCCCCGCGCTGCCCACGACATGACCAATCACCTACCTCAACGTGAAACCGGTGTAGCCGGTGGCGGATTTCATCGCAGCGCCGCTTCAGTCATCTCGCTCCTTGCGACACCGGATGGGTGGTGCCGAACTGCTGAAATCTATACTGTAACGAATTTAGTATCAGAGCGCGGGGAGGTGTCCACGAAATCGTGGCCCCTGGGCACCCGGCGTCGTCACTCAGGGGTGCCGGGGCGCCGTCATCGCCGACACCCTGTCGCTGCTCACCACCATCACCACCACCGACACGCTGCCCAATGCCTGGGCCGATGGGGCACCATGACAGACACCACCAGCGAGATCCGGGGCGGTCTCCCCGACGTCCGGCCACTGGACGCACCACCTGGGCTGGAGCGCTACATCACCGCCCTGCGCCGCCTGCAAGATTTGACCGTCTCCACCAAACCGGATGTTTCGGCGTGGGACACCGCCAGTGAGCATCTCGAAAGCGCCTGCGCCGTACTGGATTCCCATCGGGCTCCGGAGATCGAGGTGCCGGCCGGCCGGATCCTGGAAATTCCTGGATTGGGCCATCCGCTCATGCCGCCGTGGAGTCTGAGTGAAATGGGATCCGACGGAGTCCGGATGCGGGGGCACTTCACCGCCTCCCACGTCGGCGGAAACCGTGCGGTGCACGGCGGCATGATCCCGTTGTTCTACGACTGGCTGTTCGGCATGGTGGTCACCGGTGCGGACATCCGCCCCACCCGCACGGCATTCCTGCATGTGGACTACCGCAAGATCACACCGATCGACGCACCGCTGGCCGCGCACGGCCGCATCGACCGTGTCGAGGGCCGGAAGGTATTCATCACCGCGAGCATGACAAGCTCCGATGGTGCGGTACTCACCGAAGCGAGCGGCCTGATGGTTCGCCTGCTCCCCCACCAACCGTGACATCGAAGGATCGTTGTGCCTGAATTCACTGTGCCTGCTGTCGCCGCGGCCGTCGCCGCCGCGATACCTGACCGCGAACTGGTGGTCCACGGAGACAAGCGCTTCACGTACTCGCAAATCGTCGAGCGATCCAACCGGTTGGCCGCCTACCTGCACTCACAAGGGCTGGGCTGCCACACCGAGCGCTCCGCACTTGCCGGCCACGAAGCCGGGCAGGACCTGCTGGGCATCTACGCCTACAACGGATCCGAGTTCGTCGAGACGTTGTTCGGCAGCTTCGCGGCGCGGGTGGCTCCGTTCAACGTCAACTACCGCTATGTCAAGAGCGAGCTTCAGTACCTGTTGGCGGACTCCGGGGCGACCGCATTGCTCTACCACGCGGCATTCGCACCACGGGTGGCCGAGGTGCTGCCGGATCTGCCGGATCTGCGTGTGCTGATTCAGATCGCCGACGACTCGGGGAACGAACTGATCCACGGCGCAGTCGATTACGAGAACATCGTGTCCACCGCCGCTGAGCCACCGCCGGTCCGGCATTCCCCCGATGACCTGTATGTGCTCTACACCGGCGGTACGACCGGCATGCCCAAGGGCGTGCTGTGGCGCCAGCACGACATTTTCATGACATCGTTCGGCGGGCGTGACCTGATGAGCGGTCAGTTCGTCAGTTCCGTCGACGAGATCGTGGCGCGCGTGACGGCCGGCCCCGGGACCAAAGTGATGGTGTTGCCGCCGTTGATCCACGGAGCCGCGCAGTGGACCGTGATGATGGCCGTGACCACCGGGCAGACCATCGTATTCCCCACTGTCGTCGATCATCTCGATGCCGACGACGTGGTGCGCACCATCGATCGCGAGGGCGTGGCGGTGGTGACGGTCGTCGGCGACGCGATAGCCCGTCCACTGGTCGCCGCGATCGAGAAAGGCATCGCCGACGTCTCGTCATTGTTCGTCGTAGCGAACGGCGGCGCCCTGCTGACGCCGTACGTCAAGCAGCGCCTGATCGATGCCCTGCCCAACGCGATGATCGTCGACGGAGTCGGCTCCTCGGAGACCGGCGCCCAGATGCACCACATGTCGACCGCGGGTGCGGTCTCGACAGGCACTTTCAACGCCGGACCGGACACGTTCGTCGCCGCCGAGGACCTCGCGTCCATCCTGCCGCCTGGTCACGACGGGATCGGCTGGCTGGCTCAGCGCGGCTATGTTCCGTTGGGCTACAAGGGCGATGCCGCCAAGACGGCCGCCACATTCCCAGTCATCGACGACGTGCGCTACGCGGTTCCCGGTGACCGTGCGCGCCACCACGAGGGCGGCCACATCGAGTTACTGGGACGGGACTCGGTGACGATCAACTCGGGCGGCGAGAAGATCTTTGCCGAGGAGGTCGAGACTGCGATCGCGTCCCATCCTGCGGTGGCCGACGTCGTTGTCGCCGGTAGGCCGAGCGAGCGTTGGGGCCAGGAGGTCGTCGCCGTCGTTGCTCTGGCCGAAGGCGCCCGTGCCGACGCGGCGGACCTGGTAACGCATGCCGGTCAATCGCTGGCCCGCTACAAGTTGCCCAAGGCGGTCGTGTTCCGCACCGTGATCCAGCGCAGTCCGTCGGGCAAGGCCGACTACCGCTGGGCGCGCGAGCAGGCCCTCAACCCGTGAAGCTGAGCGAGGAACTGCCGGGCGGTTGGCTGTTGGAGTCGTTCGTGTCCCGCCAGGCTGAAACCGGTTCCATCCGTTATCCGTTCGGCAAGCATCCGTCTGGCCTGATCCTCTACACCACCGACGGCCACATGTCCGCGCAGTTGACTCCGGATCCCGGCGAATTCGTCTCCTACGGAGGTCGCTTCGAGGTCGACGAGGCGGCAGCAACGGTCACCCACCATGTGATCATCGCCACGATGCCGGAGTTGTTGCAGCAGCCCCAGATTCGGCACGCGCGCGTTGACGGAGACCGATTGACGCTGTCGGCGAGCCTGACTTCTGCCGCGGGCACCACGCACAACACGTTGGTCTGGCGCCGAGACCGCGGCCGCCAGGGTTAGTCCAGCACGCGGACCGGCACATGGCTCCAGCCGGCCACGTTCTGCATGTTGACCCGCGGCACACCTTGCAAGGTGGTTATCACGTCGACGGGAAACAGCGCGGAGAAATCCTTGCCGAAGTCGAAGCCATCCCGGTGTGCCACGGCCAGATACTTGTCGACCACCTGGTCACCAGCGGCCGCAGCGCCTGAATGGCCCGCGGGTTGAAGACCTTGTTGAGCAACCCGCGCATGCGACGGTGCGCCGGGGGTCCATCGCGATGATCGAGCCGTGCTCGGTCGCCTGCCCCGTGCGCACTCGAGCGAGATCACACCGTGAACGCTGCTGCCACGTCGTCGTGGCGGGTCAGCGCGTAGAAGTCGTATTGCTCGCTGTAATAGACGGGAGCGACGTCGCGCATCCGGCGGTACGTCTCGTAGGGACTGTCAACGAAGCCTGGCTACCGACTTCGAGCCGCCCGACGGGGTGCGTAACCGGCCGCAGAACGGCCCCGTTGACAGCAGCGGTGCGGCGGTGCTGCACGACGTAGACGCTGCCCAACGACACGCAGATGGCGGCGGGAATGAGCAGCGCGTATCCGCCGAACCGCGCGCCGGCCAGAATCCCGGCCACCCCGCCGCCGAGGAACAGCAACAGCGTCACCGCGAGCATCGCGGCCTTCCATGCGTCGATGCCATGCTTGCGGCTGCGCCCGATCATCAGCCCCAGATCGGTGATGGTGCCGGTGAAATGCGTGGTGCGCACGGCCATTCCGCGGAAGCTGGAGGTCAGCCCGTTCTGTAGGCCGAGAGCCGCCGCTGCCAGCAGCGCCTGTACGCCGGTATCGACCGCGGTTTCTTCCACTCCGGCGGCGGCCAGCAACAGCAGCGCTGCCTGTGCGGTCAGCACGATGGCGTGACGTGGACCCAGTGCGACTCGGGTCGAGGTCAGCAGCGCCCCCGCGATGGCCGAGCCGATCAGGAACCCCAGCAAGATGGCGAGGAGTACGTGGCTCTCGTATCGCCACGGATTGGCGGTATCCATGCTGAGCTGGGTGGTCACCCCGGTGAGGTTGCCCACCGGCACGGCCAGAATCATGAGCGCTACCGCATTCACCAGGCCGGCGTTGAACGCCAACGCCCCGCAATATGCGAGCAGGCGCCCTGGAAGTGTCGGAACCTTGTCGGACATTCGCTTTCCTCCCCCGGGGATCGGCCAGTCGGTCGCCGCGTGCTGGGCTACCTGCGAGCTGACGCCAATGCTGGTGGCGCGGCCTTGGAGGATTCTTGGGCGAGTCTTGGGGCCGCGCGCGACGCGTTCTGCCAAAGCAGAGGTGTGGTTCAGCGCGTCGGCGGGAATCGGAGGGTATGGCCGGCTATGACACCGATCGCACACCGGGGACAGAGCGCAGACACGCCCCCGATCCAGATGACCCGAGCAAGCCGGACTCCCCGGACGACCTGACCAGAGCGTCCTGGTTGTTCGTGCTGCGAAAGACCGCATCCGAATTCACCAAGGATCAGTGCCTCGACCTCGCCGCGGGACTCACGTACTACGCGGTGCTGTCGCTGTTTCCGGCGCTGCTGGTGCTGGTTTCGCTGCTCGGTGTTGTCGGTGAGGGCCGGCGTACCACCGACGCCCTGCTCGAGGTGGTGGGCGGGGTGGCTCCCGCGTCCACGGTCGACACGCTGCGCCAGCCGATTCAGCAGGTGGTTGACAACCCTTCGGCCGGGCTTGCACTGGTGTTCAGTGCGCTTGCCGCGTTGTGGTCGGCCTCGGGGTATGTCGGCGCGTTCGGACGGGCGATGAACCGTGTCTACGAGATCGGCGAGGGACGCCCGGTATGGAAGCTGCGGCCGCTGCAGTTGGTGCTGACGCTTGCCGGACTGGTGCTGGCCGCCGCGGTGGCGTTCATGCTGGTCATCAGTGGTCCGGTCACCGAAGCCGTCGGGCGGGCCGCCGGCGTGGGAAGCGCCGCCCAGACCGCCTGGGCGATCGTCAAGTGGCCTGCCATCCTGGCGATCGTCACGCTCGTCGTGGCGATCCTCTACTACGCAACGCCCAACGTCCAGCAGCCGAAGTTTCGTTGGCTCAGCATCGGTGCGGCGGTCGCCATCGTGGTATGGGCTGCCGCCTCGGTCGGGTTCGGCTTCTACGTCAGCCACTTCGGCAGTTACAACAAGACTTACGGCGCACTCAGCGGCGTGATCGTGTTCCTGCTGTGGCTGTGGATCACGAATCTGGCATTGCTATTCGGCGCCGAGCTTGACGCCGAGTTGGAGCGGGGCCGGCAGCTGCAGGCCGGAATCGAGGCCGAACACGAACTGCAGCTGCCCCCCAAAGACACTCGCGTCCTCGAGAAAAGCGCCGCCGCCCAGCGCAAGGACATCAGGCGCGGACGCTGGTTACGCCGTACCCGCGGCCGCCGCGAATGACCGCAAATGCCGAAGGCTCAAACGCTTCCCGCACCCGCCTGCTCGGCAGCGTGACCGCAGGCAGACCGGTCAGTTTTCGCGGCCACCTGAACTCAGCCCGGGGCGCAGCGCTGCCGGCGTCACCGTCACATCGTCTACGGTCGAAGTATGGCCGAAATCTCGGGAAAAGATCGCATCGACGACGTCGCCGCCGGTGACGTCATCGCCATCGACCGCGGATCGGGTGAAAAGCCGTACAAGGTCGTCTTCAAGGACTCCACCGACTCGGGCTATGTCGTCACGCTCGAGGGCGACAACGGTGAAACGTTCCAGGTCGACATCGCAGCCGGCACCCCTGTGGCGAGGTCACTGGAATCGAAATGGGAGTCGACGCAAAGCCCTACGTCACACACCTGACCTTCCCGCCGAGCAGCCGCAAAGGTGCCCGAAGCAGCGCGATTTCAGGGATTTCACTGTCCGCTCGCCACAGGTGGTGAGTAGTTCGGCTTGCCCAGGGCCAGCACGCGCTGAGCGATCATGTTGCGGAACACCTCGAGCGTGCCCCCGTAGATCCCGGCCAGCGGAGCGAAGCGGTAGAGGTATTCCGACGCACCGTTGTCGGCAGCGCCGTCGGTCTCGACGGGAAGCACCGATGCCGGCCCGGCGATGTCCATCAGGTCCCCCCCGATGTCGCGCATGGTCTGCGCCTGCGCGACGCGACCGAAGATGCTCGGTGTCGACAGGGCCGCCTCCAGGCGAGCGGCGCTGCGGCCCAGCCGATAGGCGATCGACTCATCGTCGATCGCGCGTACACCGCCCGAATCGGGTTGTCCGACCCGGCCTGCCACGGCGTCCAGCGCGGCGGACATGAATCCGGTCTGGTGCTGCATGATGGCGAGGTCCTGCAACCCGTCCGATGCGGCGGCCACCGCACCGTGCTCGGCATCCAACGGCCCGCGCAACACGGTCCATCCGCCGTTAACCTCACCGAGGAGATACTTGTCGTCAACGCGCACGTCGCTGTAGTAGACGATGTTGGTTCGGTCACCGTCGACGGTGCGGATGCCCTGGATCTCGATGCCGGGTAGATCCAGGGGGACCAGAAACATGGTCAGGCTCTTGTGCTTTCGCGCATCCGGATCGGTGTTGGTGATCAGGAAAACATACTGGCAATTGTGCGCGCCGGTGGTGAACATCTTCGAGCCATTGATGATCCAGCTCGACCCGTCCGCCTCCGGCACCGCGCGCGTCTTGCACGTCGCGATGTCCGAGCCGCCCTCGGGTTCGGTGTAACCCAGGCACATTCGCACC harbors:
- a CDS encoding TIGR03857 family LLM class F420-dependent oxidoreductase; translation: MTERVLDELGYYLLAGAGGEGPATLMVEARRGEELGFGTAFISERWNVKEASSLVGAACAVTTRMQIATAATNHNTRHPLITGSWATTMHRLSGGRFTLGIGRGIAAIYGAFGIPAVTTAQMEDWAQVMRRLWHGEVIFNHDGPMGKYPILFLDRDFDEDIRLALVAFGPKTLALGGRAFDDVILHTYFTPETLQRCVATVKTAAEKAGRDPDSVRVWSCFATVGDHLPEPLRLKKTVARLATYLQGYGDLMVQTNNWDPGVLRRFRTDSVVTSIAGGIDHKATPDQIEHIATLIPEEWLEPSATGSAQQCVQRIRREFDYGADAVILHGATPDELEPVVAAYRG
- a CDS encoding nuclear transport factor 2 family protein is translated as MGVVRTAREVVELYNLVVWNKRDLQLADELFADNVIRHGVGAAHTLTHDQAVQRVADMWQVCESLRFDLNIVIAGDDGEHVAIVYDSTILADGAETSVASIEVFRVVHGRITEVWNCGYQQGVWK
- a CDS encoding alpha/beta hydrolase family protein, with the protein product MSWAARGLGITRELGMVLPRTVAGFNESTRTVPESPRGVRQFGEVFLDELVLTGFSVLGGGVPRSVRSLEACAAAAEELSVLGIDGAHAAPAPLRVRAIKRRRIAGLSYERMSFEHDPALPRVLVNEGFGGPARAAVHLCRHRSPGPDGRRPWLIWIHGAGQGGAEDMLMSRIDRIYRGLGYNVAMPIQPGHGSRRGHWPSYPDMDPLGNVAGMMRSVSEIRAVVRWVRRQASAVVVAGVSMGSPVAALVSHLERDVDAVALYTPILGLNTMIARHLGRAGSSHREYRRLLQSEVVAALTTVIDPLMADPAPPPPRRLIVAARHDRMAMLEPALVLQEKWGGQLHWYGGGHVSHVFSRRVQMISERFLREVRDDLSTRTAD
- a CDS encoding PaaI family thioesterase — encoded protein: MTDTTSEIRGGLPDVRPLDAPPGLERYITALRRLQDLTVSTKPDVSAWDTASEHLESACAVLDSHRAPEIEVPAGRILEIPGLGHPLMPPWSLSEMGSDGVRMRGHFTASHVGGNRAVHGGMIPLFYDWLFGMVVTGADIRPTRTAFLHVDYRKITPIDAPLAAHGRIDRVEGRKVFITASMTSSDGAVLTEASGLMVRLLPHQP
- a CDS encoding acyl-CoA synthetase, coding for MPEFTVPAVAAAVAAAIPDRELVVHGDKRFTYSQIVERSNRLAAYLHSQGLGCHTERSALAGHEAGQDLLGIYAYNGSEFVETLFGSFAARVAPFNVNYRYVKSELQYLLADSGATALLYHAAFAPRVAEVLPDLPDLRVLIQIADDSGNELIHGAVDYENIVSTAAEPPPVRHSPDDLYVLYTGGTTGMPKGVLWRQHDIFMTSFGGRDLMSGQFVSSVDEIVARVTAGPGTKVMVLPPLIHGAAQWTVMMAVTTGQTIVFPTVVDHLDADDVVRTIDREGVAVVTVVGDAIARPLVAAIEKGIADVSSLFVVANGGALLTPYVKQRLIDALPNAMIVDGVGSSETGAQMHHMSTAGAVSTGTFNAGPDTFVAAEDLASILPPGHDGIGWLAQRGYVPLGYKGDAAKTAATFPVIDDVRYAVPGDRARHHEGGHIELLGRDSVTINSGGEKIFAEEVETAIASHPAVADVVVAGRPSERWGQEVVAVVALAEGARADAADLVTHAGQSLARYKLPKAVVFRTVIQRSPSGKADYRWAREQALNP
- a CDS encoding lipocalin-like domain-containing protein is translated as MKLSEELPGGWLLESFVSRQAETGSIRYPFGKHPSGLILYTTDGHMSAQLTPDPGEFVSYGGRFEVDEAAATVTHHVIIATMPELLQQPQIRHARVDGDRLTLSASLTSAAGTTHNTLVWRRDRGRQG
- a CDS encoding YoaK family protein is translated as MSDKVPTLPGRLLAYCGALAFNAGLVNAVALMILAVPVGNLTGVTTQLSMDTANPWRYESHVLLAILLGFLIGSAIAGALLTSTRVALGPRHAIVLTAQAALLLLAAAGVEETAVDTGVQALLAAAALGLQNGLTSSFRGMAVRTTHFTGTITDLGLMIGRSRKHGIDAWKAAMLAVTLLLFLGGGVAGILAGARFGGYALLIPAAICVSLGSVYVVQHRRTAAVNGAVLRPVTHPVGRLEVGSQASLTVPTRRTAGCATSLPSITASNTTSTR
- a CDS encoding YihY/virulence factor BrkB family protein encodes the protein MAGYDTDRTPGTERRHAPDPDDPSKPDSPDDLTRASWLFVLRKTASEFTKDQCLDLAAGLTYYAVLSLFPALLVLVSLLGVVGEGRRTTDALLEVVGGVAPASTVDTLRQPIQQVVDNPSAGLALVFSALAALWSASGYVGAFGRAMNRVYEIGEGRPVWKLRPLQLVLTLAGLVLAAAVAFMLVISGPVTEAVGRAAGVGSAAQTAWAIVKWPAILAIVTLVVAILYYATPNVQQPKFRWLSIGAAVAIVVWAAASVGFGFYVSHFGSYNKTYGALSGVIVFLLWLWITNLALLFGAELDAELERGRQLQAGIEAEHELQLPPKDTRVLEKSAAAQRKDIRRGRWLRRTRGRRE
- a CDS encoding acyl-CoA dehydrogenase family protein, giving the protein MDFSLVALSDDDQDFLLEVRAFLAEHVTDDVRRRDRETGDNFDEGVHLAIGAAGYLKKEWKPLSDGGFTRVRRRIWELEKRRVHTPWVTWGTTAMVARAVAAFGKPELVDEVLPKVFTGEVRMCLGYTEPEGGSDIATCKTRAVPEADGSSWIINGSKMFTTGAHNCQYVFLITNTDPDARKHKSLTMFLVPLDLPGIEIQGIRTVDGDRTNIVYYSDVRVDDKYLLGEVNGGWTVLRGPLDAEHGAVAAASDGLQDLAIMQHQTGFMSAALDAVAGRVGQPDSGGVRAIDDESIAYRLGRSAARLEAALSTPSIFGRVAQAQTMRDIGGDLMDIAGPASVLPVETDGAADNGASEYLYRFAPLAGIYGGTLEVFRNMIAQRVLALGKPNYSPPVASGQ